The genome window GAAAGCTTAAAGCGTGTTTTGTGAATATGATAAATGCGACACGCTTTAGCTCGCTGAATCAGGAATTCCCCACGGGCAACTGGTTCAGCAAGGCAAACAGAATGGCCGACAGAATTGCGGCAGCGGGAACCGTTACCACCCAGGCTGCGGCAATCGTCAGCGCGTGAGAACGGCGAACCAGCTTGCGGCGGCGACGCTCTTCAACCGGGATGGATTCAAGCGGCAGGGCCTGGCGCGCCTTTTTCAGCCGGCGTTCCGTATCCCATTCGCGAAAGAATCCGACGCCGAAGATCGCACCAATGGCGATGTGGGTTGAACTGACCGGCAATCCCAGCCAACTGGCGAGAATGACGGTGATCGCGGCGGAAAGCGACACGCAATAGGCCCGCATCGGGTTCAGCTTGGTGATCTGATTGCCAACCATCCGGATGAGCTTCGGACCGAACAGGCACAGGCCGAACGAAATGCCACAAGCGCCGATCAGCATGACCCAGAGCGGAATCTCGACACCGTCAATCAACGTGCCCGTCTGCGATGTCTGAACAATCGCCGCAAGCGGACCGACCGCATTGGCCACGTCATTTGCACCATGGGCGAAGCTAAGCAACGCCGCCGAAACAACCAGCGGAATGCTGAACAGGACTTTCAGCGATTTGTTGCGGTTTTCGAGCCCCTGCGACTGGCGGCGAATGACCGGGATCAAGGTTAGCCAGCTTGCAAGCCCGAAAGCCAGCCCGATGGCGAGAGCGACCTCGATCGATACATCGACCAGCTGCTTCAGCCCCTTCATGATCAGATAGGTTGCAAAGGTGCCAGCCATCAGACCGACAAGAATGGGCACCCAAACGCGGGCAGCGGCAATCTTATCCGCGCGGTAGACGATACGGGCTTTGATCAGCCAGAGAAAACCGGCGGCTATGATCGCACCCAGCACCGGCGAGATAACCCAGCTTGCCGCGATTGCGGCCATCTGCGACCAGTTCACCGCTCCAAAGCCAGCCGCAACGATACCCGCCCCGACGACGCCTCCGACAACCGCATGGGTGGTTGAAACGGGAGCGCCGATCCAGGTGGCAAGATTGACCCAGAGCGCCGAGGCGAGCAACGCCGCCATCATCGCCCAGATGAACATGACCGGGGTTGCGAGCGTATCGGGCGCAATGATGCCGGTCGCCACCGTCGAGACGACATCGGCCCCGGCAATGAGCGCACCCGCACTTTCAAAAATGGCAGCAATCGCAATCGCACCGCCCATGCTCAGCGCATTGGCCCCGACAGCGGGTCCCATATTGTTGGCAACGTCATTGGCGCCGATATTCAACGCCATGTAAGCGCCGAAGACGGCTGCGGCGACAACGATGAACATCTGGCTGGAATGACCCAGCAGCATCGCCGCTCCAAGCCCGGCAAGCATGATGAATACAAGAGCGATGCCGGGCGCCACGAGCGGACGGGAGACGTAGCTCGCCGCCGTTTCCAGCTTGACGAAGCGGCCAAGGTCGCGATCAAGAGTCTCCAGATGCCGAGCTTCGAGATCTTCGTTTGCCATGATTTACTCTTGATTTCTTACGCAGCGCACCGGGTTACGCGGTCGCGGGGGGATTGATCCATTACAGGAATGTGACAGGTGTTTAAATGCGGCCATTTTCAAAAGTCAATGATTCGAGTCTGGGCCGTTTGCAAGGAATCCAGTCTCCCCAGGCTTCTGCCATCGGCGCTCGTTCGGTTTCCCAATCCTGTCACCCGTTCATTCAGATCAGCGGGGATAACGGCCCGGACGTTCCGCAGTGCGATGGCGATCGATAATCATGGAGGATGATGTGGACGGACGCAGACAGGTCGTTCGGGCATCCTGGGAACGATATGCTTCGGTCTTGCGCGGGAAGGGGAAGCCGGAACTAATTTGATGCACGACCTTGTTTTGAACAAGATGTGCGCCTATATGGCTGTCATAGGCATTGCTTAAGAGCGCTGGAACGCGTCTGTCGCTCGCAATAGCCTTCATCGCTTGATGCTTTTGACCACGGATGTACTGGCACTGGTAGTAAAGCGATGATCAGGAAGGTCGGTGCGTTTTCGCCCCGGCCTTTTTTGTTGTTTGCGGTTTTCCGAGAAACCCAACCACCGGCCCGCTGAATTCCTCCACCGGGCCGTTCGTCTGGAAATCAGGCAGCGAGTGCTTCGTCTTCCGAGGTCGGGACTTCAGAAATCGTCTTCAGGACCTGCGAAGCGATCTGGTATGGGCAGCCCTGTGAATTCGGGCGGCGATCTTCGAGATAACCGCGATATCCATCCCTCACGAAGGAGTGTGGAACGCGGATCGAGGCGCCGCGGTCGGCAACGCCATAGGAGAACTTGTTCCACGGAGCGGTTTCGTGCTTGCCGGTCAGGCGCATGTGGTTGTCCGGGCCGTAAACGTCGATATGGTCCTGCAAATTCTTCTCGAACTGCGCCATGAGGGCTTCGAAATAATCCTTGCCGCCCACTTCACGCATGTATCTGGTCGAGAAGTTGCAGTGCATGCCCGAGCCGTTCCAGTCGGTATCGCCGAGCGGCTTGCAGTGGAACTCGATGTCGATTTCGTACTGCTCGCAAAGACGAAGCAGGAGGTAACGGGCGATCCACATCTGGTCTGCGGCGTTTTTAGAACCCTTGCCGAAAATCTGGAATTCCCACTGGCCCTTGGCCACTTCCGCATTGATGCCTTCGTGATTGATGCCCGCATCCAGGCAGAGATCGAGATGCTCCTCGACGATCTTGCGGGCGATGGAACCGACATTCTTGTAGCCGACGCCGGTGTAATACGGTCCTTGCGGGGCGGGGAAACCCTGTTCCGGGAAGCCGAGCGGACGACCGTCCTTGTAGAAGAAATATTCCTGCTCGAAGCCGAACCATGCATCATCGTCTTCAAGGACGGTTGCACGGCTGTTGGACGGATGCGGCGTGATGCCATCCGGCATCATGACTTCGCACATCACGAGAGCGCCGTTCTTGCGGGCAGGATCGGGATAGATCGCGACCGGCTTCAACACGCAATCCGAGCTGCGGCCTTCAGCCTGCATCGTGGAAGAACCATCGAAACCCCAGAGCGGCAGTTGGTCGAGCGTCGGGAAAGCATCGAATTCCTTGATCTGCGTCTTGCCGCGCAGTCCGGCAGCAGGGGTGCATCCATCGAGCCAAATGTATTCGAGCTTGTACTTGGTCATCGGCTAGTCTCTCTGTCATCCTCGGTTGATCGATCACCACAAGTCATGCGGTGTCGCGCGGCTCGGTGTTCGATTTTAGAGAAGCAAGGACCGTGCCAGTCTTGCGATGCCGGTGGTTTCGAGGCGACAAAGGCATAAGGCAACGGGCGAATGGCTACCGCTCAGCGGGAATCTGCTCAAAAAACAGGCAATGGATCAGAATTTCATCACGTGCTGGATGCAGGTTTCATCAGACCAGTATCTTCGCCTGAAATGCAGGAGCAAAAGCTCCGAGTTTCAAAGGCATAAAGCAAAATCGAACAGGCGGACAGAATAAGTCGTTGGACGCTCCCGCCACCATTCTCCACCTTGTTCTCAAACAAAAGGGGAGTGACTGATGGCACGTCTGATCAACAGAAAATCGGCTTTTCTGGCGAGTTTAGCGTTGAGTGTTTCGGCTCTGACTGTTTTCGCAGCCAATGCTGCGGAAATTACCGTAATGGGTTATCGCGGCGCATTTCAGGACAATTACGTCAAGGCCGTCATCGAACCGTTCCAGAAGGAACATCCCGACATCAAGGTCACTTATTACGGGGTGCAGAATGCAGCGACATCGCTTGGCAACATGCGTGCCCAGAAGTCCTCGCCGCAGACGGATGCGGTAATCTACGATCTCTCGGTCGCCAAGATAGCCGATGAGGAAGGGCTGGTTGAAAAGCTCGACCCAGCGACGCTCAAAAATTATGCGGATGTGGCTAAGCTCGGCAAGGAACTCGCCGGCGCTGCAATTCCAATCACATATGACACGCTTTCGCTGCTTTATAATCATGATGCATTTGGGCAAGGTGCGCCGGATAGCTGGGAAGCGCTCTGGGACAAGCAGCAAAGCGGCAAGGTCATCATCCCGGCGCAGGGCGGTGGTGATATTCAGGCCATCCTGCTTACGATCATTGCAAACCGGCTTGCCGGTGAAGGCGATTATACGAAGACCGTAAAGCCCGGCGTAGACAAGCTGGTGGAACTGGCGCCTGCCGTACAGACGTGGGAACCGAAGCCCGATGCCTATACGCTGGTTGCAAACGGAACGGCGACCCTCTCCATCGGTTATAATGCGCGTGCGCAGTTCTATTATGATCAGACTGGCGGAAAGCTTCAGTCGGTCGGGCCGAAGGAAGGCACGGCTGCGCAGGTGAATGTGATCAGCGCCATTGCCAACGGCAAGAACATGGATGCAACCAGGACCTTCATCGATTACGCGATAAGCCCCGAGGCGCAGGCCCGTTTCGCCGAGATCATGTTCTATGCGCCATCGAACACGAAAGCGGCTGTGAACGACGCAACGAAAAAGCGCATCCCGTACATGGATACGGCTCAACGCGAGAAGCTCATTCCGGTCGACTGGATGACTATCGGCGATATGCGCGACAAGTTGCTCAATCCCTGGCGGCGCCAGATCATTCCGGCTGGTCGTTAAACCTACCTCACCCTGAAATTTACGCTTCCGCCCCGTTTTTTCGGGGCGGCACCGAACCCTTGCAGGTTTCGATATGGCAGCAGAAAGCTCATTTCTACAGTTGAAAGCCCTCACCAAGCTTTACGGTAACAATTACCGGGCAGTGGACGATCTTCATCTCGATCTTCCCCGCGGAAAACTGCTCGGTCTCCTCGGCCCGTCCGGTTGCGGCAAGACCACGACATTACGCATGATTGCGGGTCTCGCATCGATTTCGGACGGCAACATCCTGATCGATGGCAACGATATTTCGCATAGGCCGCCCCATCAGCGCGATATCGGTCTGGTTTTCCAGAACTATGCCCTGTTCCCGCATATGACGGTGGCCGAGAATGTCGCTTTCGGCCTCGATATGCGCAAGGTTGCCAAGGCTGAGGCGAAGAAGCGGGTGGAAGAAGCACTCGAAATGGTGCGGCTTCCCGGCTATGGCTCGCGCAAGCCCAAGGAAATGTCCGGCGGCCAGCAGCAGCGCGTGGCGCTTGCGCGCGCGCTGGTCATTCGTCCGCGTATTCTTCTGCTCGATGAGCCCCTGTCCAATCTGGATGCGAAGCTGCGCGACGACATGCGGATCGAAATCCGCGAGATTCAGAAACGCCTCGATATCACCACGGTCTTCGTCACGCATGATCAGGTAGAAGCGCTGACAATGTGCGATGTCGTGGGCGTTATGGATAGCGGCAGGCTGGCGCAACTTGGTTCGCCGGAAGAAATCTATGAAAAGCCATCCTCGCTGTTCGTCGCCAAATTCGTCGGTCGCGCCAATGTCCACAATTGCGAGATCCTCGACGAAAATGTCTGCCGTCTCGGCAGCGCCGCCTATCGCTGCAACACGCATGGAAAGTCACGCGGGTCCGGGCAGATCGCCATTCGTCCGCATCGCATCAATCTCACGCCCAACCGCGATCGCAATCTTGTTAGCGTCGTAACCAACAGCGCGCACGGCGTGGTTGAGCGTACGACCTATATCGGCGACATCGTTCAATACGACATCGAGATCGAGGGCGCCTGCCTGAAAGTTGAAGTGCCGACCGCCAGCGCGGGACATGCATTCCATACCGGTGACCGGCTGCTGTGCGAATGGAAACCAGAAGATATGCTGGTTTTCGGGAGCTGACGTCATGACAGCGATCACATCAACCGGCATCATCCCGGCAAAGCCGTCGAGACGCAGGCGTTACGGTCTCGTCGCCGTTGCGCTTCTTCTGCCGATGGCCTTGATCAATCTCATCGCCTTTATCGCGCCGGTTGCGCATCTGGCGCAGATATCTTTCCTGCAAAGCGAGAGCGGCGGTGTCCTGACAGACCGCTATACGTTCGAAAACTACATCAACTTCTTCACCGACAGCTTCAACTGGGGGCTTGTGTTCAACTCGCTCTGGCTGAGCGCATTCATCACGCTGGCAACGCTCGTCTGCGCCTATCCGATTGCGCTTTTCCTGCACCGTGTTTCACCCGTATGGCGCAACTTTCTTTTCGTGGTGACGGTCTCGCCGCTGCTCGTCAGCAGCGTGGTGCGCACCTATGGCTGGATGGTGCTTCTAGGGGATCAGGGGCTCGTCAACGGAGCCTTGATGAACCTCGGCGTCATTTCCTCCCCCATCAGGCTCGTCAACAATACGCTTGGTGTGTTCATCGGCATGGTGGAAATCCTGATCCCCTACATGGCGCTGTCGCTGATTGCCGGTTTCGGGCGCCTGAACGCTTCGCTTGAGGAGGCTGCGGCATCCCTCGGCGCCAATGCCTTCACCCGGTTTCGCCGCATCATCCTGCCGCTCACCTTGCCGGGTATCGCGCTTGGCTGCCTGCTTTGCTTCGTGCTGGCAATCAGTTCCTTCATCACGCCCAAACTGCTTGGCGGGGGGCGCGTGTTCCTGCTGGCGACGGAAATCTACGATCAGGCCGTGATCCAGCTTGAATGGCCGCGGGCCGCCGCAACCTCCGTCATTGTCCTGATCATCTTCGGCCTCGCTCTGATGGTCTATTCCCGTATCGCACGTCGCATCGACTGACCGGCAAGGAGAAATGAGATGATCGGTTCAACTTCATTGCCATTCCGCCTTCTGGTCGGCCTGCTTTACCTGTTCCTGCTGGCCCCCATTCTGGTGGTGGTGCCGTTATCGTTCAGCAACGATAACTATCTGACGTTTCCGCCGCAGAGCTGGGGCGTGCGGTGGTATGCGGAAATGCTGCACCATGAAACGCTCATCCAGGCGTTCTGGATCAGCCTTGGCATTGCATCGGTCGTTACCGTCCTGTCGCTTCTGGCGGGTATCCCGGCAGCCTATGCGATCCGCCGTTATCAGTTCCGTGGACGCGAAGCGGTGCTGAACCTCTTTACCGCGCCGCTGCTTCTGCCATCCATCGTGCTGGGCCTCGCCATTCTGTTGGTCTTCGTGCGGCTGGAACTTCTCGGCACATTTACAGGTCTTGTGATCGCCCATCTGATCGTGACGACCCCTTACGTCATCCGCATCATGATAACCGCGTTCTCCACCTTGCCTCCATCGGTCGAAGAGGCCGCCACGATGCTGGGTGCGTCCCCGTTCACGGTGTTCCGTCGCATCACACTGCCATTGATGATGCCGGGTCTGGTGGCAAGTGCGGCTTTGTCCTTCCTCCTGTCCTTCGATGAGGTGGTGATCTCGCTCTTCATCACCGGGCCACGCATGACGACGCTGCCGGTCGAAATCTTCAATTATGTCGAAAGCCGCACCGATCCGATGACCGCTTCCATCTCGGTCGTGCTGATCGCGGCGACGCTGCTCATCATCTTCGTCATCGAACGCACACTCGGATTGTCACGCACAATCGGCAAATAACCTCCCAACTGAAAGTGACTTCAAGCATGGAAAATATCGCCCTCTGGATGTCGCAACCGCATTTCAGCTATCTCGAAATTGCCCGGACCTGCGGCTTCTCGTCCTTCGTCCTCGAACTCGAGCACGGAACCTTCGACCTGTCGACACTGGACCAATTTCTGGCCTTTACCAAGGCGCAGGGTCTTTCCACCCTGACCAAGGTGCTGGCGCCGACGCCAGAAGCCATTCAGCAGGCGCTGGACTTCGGATCGGATGGCGTCATCGTTCCGCATATTCTGGGCGTGGAACATGCACAGCAGGTTACGAAAGCGGCAAAATATCCGCTGGTCGGCACGCGCTCTTATACTGGCGGCCGCATTTTCGGTTATGCCCGCCCGGCCACCGATGCCTTCGAGAAAGAGAACAAGCGCACCAAATGCTTCGCCATGATCGAGACGGCGGAAAGTCTTGCCGATGTCGAGAAGATCATTGCGCTCGATACGGTTGACGGCTTGTTTCCCGGCCCTTCGGATCTGGCGCTTGCGCGGGGGCGGGGAGCCTACGCTTTCAATGATGACGACAAGGCCGACCTGCGCCGCTGCGCGGCTGCTGCACGCGCTGCCGGGAAGCCGTGGATCATGCCCGCCTGGACCGAAGCCGAACGGCGCTTCGCGCAGGACGAGGGCGCCGCGATGCTGGTCGTCGCCACCCAGAACATGACGCTTCGCCAGGGCATGGTCTCGACCGTAAACATGCTGAAAAGCGAAGCCCTGGTTGCCTGACTGAACTGATTACTAACCCATTCGCTGGAGGAAAAAATGAAGATCACCCTGATCCAAACGAGCCCGCAGGCCGACAAGGCCGAAAACCTGCGCATTACGCGGGGATTGATGGAAGATGCCGTGCGCACGGATTCTCCGGACCTAATCGTGCTGCCCGAATATTTCGAATATTACGGCGGTACTTCGGAAGAAAAACTTGCGGCAGCCGAGAGCGTTCCCGGTGGTCCTGCCTACAAAATGGCGCAGGACTTTGCCCGTGAGCACAAAGTCTTTGTCCATGCCGGTACCCTGATGGGAAAAGGTTCCGAACGAAAAGCGCATCTACAATTCCACTTTCGTATTCAATCGCGAAGGCCAGGAGATCGCGCATTATCGCAAGATCCATATGTTCGACATCGTCGGGCCGGACGGGACGGCCTATAAGGAATCCGCCACCGTCAAGCCGGGCGAGAATGTCGTCGTCTATGACCTCGACGGGTTCAAGATCGGCTGCGCGATCTGCTACGACATCCGCTTTGCCGAACTTTATCTGGAGCTGGAAAAGGCCGGTGCCGATGTGATCGTTCTTCCCGCCGCATTCACGTTGCAGACCGGCAAGGATCACTGGGAGGTGCTGGCGCGGGCCCGTGCCATCGAAACCCAGACCTATTTCGCGGCCTGCGGCCAGACCGGCAGCACCGTTTCCAACGGCGAACGGCGTCATACCTATGGTCACTCGCTGGTCTGCGATCCGTGGGGTCATGTGGTGGCGCGCGCCTCCGATGGTGTCGGCTTCGTGACGGCCCGCATCGAGCGTGCCCAGATCGAACGTGTGCGTTCACTCATCCCGATGGTCAGCCATCGCCGCATCGGCAAGCAGTTGCAGGCCTGCGCATAGGAGGCGCCTTATGTATACGATCAACCCCATGCCGGAGCAGATAGCTGAAAGCGATCTCAAGCTCCTGTCGGGCGTCGAAACAGCCACCGTCGGACACTGGCGTTTCTTCGGCTTCATGCACCGTTCCATCCAGCCGCTCCTCCCGAAGCGCCGCGTGGTGGGCACCGCCGTCACCATCGCCATACCGGGTCCGGATTCCACCTTGCTTCACCACGTAACCGGAATGCTTCGCCCCGGCGATATTCTGGTGGTGGACCGGATGGGGGACGACCGCTATGCGTGTTGGGGCGGCGGTGTGACCATCGCGGCGAAGGCGGCGGGGGCCGTCGCCGGCATTGTGGATGGCCCCTGCACGGACCTGACGGAAATCGAGGATTCCGATTTTCCGATGTGGGCCAGGGGCATCTCGCCCATCACCACCCGGCTCTATGATCTGGGTGGCGGCATCAACATTCCGGTCTCCTGCGGCGGTGTCGTCGTCAATCCGGGTGATGCCATTCTGGCCGATGAGAGCGGTGTTCTCGTCCTGCCGCGTGACGAAGTGAACGCGGTCGCCTCGCGTGCGCTGGACATACAGGACAAGGGCAAGGCACGCGAAGCTTCCGTAAAGACCGGTCTCAAGCTGGGTGACGTTTCAGGCGCAACCAGGAAAATCCTCGCTCACGCGGAAGGCTGATCTGACAGGGCCGGTTTTGGCCGGCCCTGTCGTTTGTGGGATTGAATATGACTATTTGCTTATTTTCATCCCGCAAGTGTCTTAGAAGGAAAGGACGAATCTGGCTGCCCGGAGCGCAATAAGGGACTTCAAGAAACGCGCGCGGGTAACTGAAATGGGAAGGGACATGCCGGTCCATGAATATCCGTTTTCTGGAAACGGTGATCTGGTTGTCGGAACTGCGTAATTTCCGGGCGACGGCGGCTCGCCTCAACATGACGCCGGCGGCAATATCCAATCGTATCGGCGCCATGGAACAGGAACTCGGTTTCCGGCTTTTCGACCGCGACGCGCGCGACGTCAACCTGACGGCGGAGGGCGAAGCTTTTGTCGAGGGCGCGCGCGATGTCGTGCGGCGTTACCATGATCTGGTGGAAAGCCTGAGCCCGCAAAACGGGCTCGAAGGAACGCTGAAGATCGGCATCGTTCCAAGCCTTGCCATGACCATATTGCCGGGTATTCTCGATATTGTGCGCCAGCGTTATCCGAAGATACGCATCTCGATCACAACCTCATCTTCGAAGGGGGTCGTGCAGAAGCTGGAGCAACGGGAGCTCGATATCGTTTTCGCGATCAAGCCCGAACCGACGCCCAATCTGCGTATTGTCGACATATGCACGTTCGGCATGTTCTGGATATCGCGCAGCAACCAGTTTCCGGGCGGTGCGGAAGATGTTCTGTCGCGCGATGATCTACTGGGCCGCAATCTCATTTCCTATGAGAGCGGCTCCTATAATTATCAGCAGATCATCAATTACTTCACCGAGGAGCGGTTGAAAGACGCAACTGTCCACTATTCCAACTCGCTCACCACGACGATCAACATGATTTCGGCGGGCGTCGGTATTTCCGTCATTCCCCCCGTGGTGATCCAGAAAGAGCTTCGGACGGGCGAGCTTCAGGTGTTGAATACCAACGCCGCTTTCCCCGCGACCAGCTATAGCGCTATCTATCTCGAAAGCGCGGCGACACGCCTGATCACGCTTGTGGCCAATATCGCCCGCGAAGCCGGGCGCAATTTCAGCGGCAATTTCAGCGATAGTCTCGCCTATCAGGATTAAACGCGCTTCGGCCCCAATGGATTTCATCCACGCAACAGAGGTTGACGGTTTATTCGGCGACCCGATGCTGCGTACTCGCATTCCGCATATCGTCCAGCTGCCGCAACGAGGAAAACAACGACTCCCGATCCCGGAGATGTTCTTCATAGAGTGACAGGAAAATGGAGTTCGTCGTCACGTGCGGTCCGGGCGCGGACCGAGCGCGGCGCAGGCTGCTATTCGCCTTGCGCTTGGCGTCTTCGACTTTCGCTTGCAATTCCCGAAGCATGCCAGAATTGCCAAAAGCATGAAAACCGGCTTCCGGTGCGACTGTATTGGGTGTCGAGTGGATCATGGTCTGCATCTCCGATGGCAAGATATAGAGCTGATCGTGGCGTCCGTTTATGATAGAATCGTGGTGTAAACCGTACGAAATTACATTCTTGTCGTGGTATGTTTCGGGCGCAGTTTTTAAGACCAATTCCATTTCTTGCTGGAGAATTTTTAGCACCGCAAGCGTCCGGGAAACGAGGCATTTAATGCCAAAACCTCGGGGGAACAAGGAAAAAACTCACGGTCCAGCTGTAACCGAACAGATTTCAGGCCGTATGGCTCGAAGGGGTATCAATCAGCGTCGTGATTCATGAAAGGGAGCATATCGACCGTGTCGAGGGTCGTGGGCTCGACGGGTTCCCCGTCCGGCTTTGCAA of Brucella intermedia LMG 3301 contains these proteins:
- a CDS encoding ABC transporter permease, encoding MIGSTSLPFRLLVGLLYLFLLAPILVVVPLSFSNDNYLTFPPQSWGVRWYAEMLHHETLIQAFWISLGIASVVTVLSLLAGIPAAYAIRRYQFRGREAVLNLFTAPLLLPSIVLGLAILLVFVRLELLGTFTGLVIAHLIVTTPYVIRIMITAFSTLPPSVEEAATMLGASPFTVFRRITLPLMMPGLVASAALSFLLSFDEVVISLFITGPRMTTLPVEIFNYVESRTDPMTASISVVLIAATLLIIFVIERTLGLSRTIGK
- a CDS encoding glutamine synthetase beta-grasp domain-containing protein — its product is MTKYKLEYIWLDGCTPAAGLRGKTQIKEFDAFPTLDQLPLWGFDGSSTMQAEGRSSDCVLKPVAIYPDPARKNGALVMCEVMMPDGITPHPSNSRATVLEDDDAWFGFEQEYFFYKDGRPLGFPEQGFPAPQGPYYTGVGYKNVGSIARKIVEEHLDLCLDAGINHEGINAEVAKGQWEFQIFGKGSKNAADQMWIARYLLLRLCEQYEIDIEFHCKPLGDTDWNGSGMHCNFSTRYMREVGGKDYFEALMAQFEKNLQDHIDVYGPDNHMRLTGKHETAPWNKFSYGVADRGASIRVPHSFVRDGYRGYLEDRRPNSQGCPYQIASQVLKTISEVPTSEDEALAA
- a CDS encoding inorganic phosphate transporter, whose protein sequence is MANEDLEARHLETLDRDLGRFVKLETAASYVSRPLVAPGIALVFIMLAGLGAAMLLGHSSQMFIVVAAAVFGAYMALNIGANDVANNMGPAVGANALSMGGAIAIAAIFESAGALIAGADVVSTVATGIIAPDTLATPVMFIWAMMAALLASALWVNLATWIGAPVSTTHAVVGGVVGAGIVAAGFGAVNWSQMAAIAASWVISPVLGAIIAAGFLWLIKARIVYRADKIAAARVWVPILVGLMAGTFATYLIMKGLKQLVDVSIEVALAIGLAFGLASWLTLIPVIRRQSQGLENRNKSLKVLFSIPLVVSAALLSFAHGANDVANAVGPLAAIVQTSQTGTLIDGVEIPLWVMLIGACGISFGLCLFGPKLIRMVGNQITKLNPMRAYCVSLSAAITVILASWLGLPVSSTHIAIGAIFGVGFFREWDTERRLKKARQALPLESIPVEERRRRKLVRRSHALTIAAAWVVTVPAAAILSAILFALLNQLPVGNS
- a CDS encoding ABC transporter ATP-binding protein; its protein translation is MAAESSFLQLKALTKLYGNNYRAVDDLHLDLPRGKLLGLLGPSGCGKTTTLRMIAGLASISDGNILIDGNDISHRPPHQRDIGLVFQNYALFPHMTVAENVAFGLDMRKVAKAEAKKRVEEALEMVRLPGYGSRKPKEMSGGQQQRVALARALVIRPRILLLDEPLSNLDAKLRDDMRIEIREIQKRLDITTVFVTHDQVEALTMCDVVGVMDSGRLAQLGSPEEIYEKPSSLFVAKFVGRANVHNCEILDENVCRLGSAAYRCNTHGKSRGSGQIAIRPHRINLTPNRDRNLVSVVTNSAHGVVERTTYIGDIVQYDIEIEGACLKVEVPTASAGHAFHTGDRLLCEWKPEDMLVFGS
- a CDS encoding ABC transporter permease; the protein is MTAITSTGIIPAKPSRRRRYGLVAVALLLPMALINLIAFIAPVAHLAQISFLQSESGGVLTDRYTFENYINFFTDSFNWGLVFNSLWLSAFITLATLVCAYPIALFLHRVSPVWRNFLFVVTVSPLLVSSVVRTYGWMVLLGDQGLVNGALMNLGVISSPIRLVNNTLGVFIGMVEILIPYMALSLIAGFGRLNASLEEAAASLGANAFTRFRRIILPLTLPGIALGCLLCFVLAISSFITPKLLGGGRVFLLATEIYDQAVIQLEWPRAAATSVIVLIIFGLALMVYSRIARRID
- a CDS encoding LysR family transcriptional regulator, which translates into the protein MNIRFLETVIWLSELRNFRATAARLNMTPAAISNRIGAMEQELGFRLFDRDARDVNLTAEGEAFVEGARDVVRRYHDLVESLSPQNGLEGTLKIGIVPSLAMTILPGILDIVRQRYPKIRISITTSSSKGVVQKLEQRELDIVFAIKPEPTPNLRIVDICTFGMFWISRSNQFPGGAEDVLSRDDLLGRNLISYESGSYNYQQIINYFTEERLKDATVHYSNSLTTTINMISAGVGISVIPPVVIQKELRTGELQVLNTNAAFPATSYSAIYLESAATRLITLVANIAREAGRNFSGNFSDSLAYQD
- a CDS encoding RraA family protein → MYTINPMPEQIAESDLKLLSGVETATVGHWRFFGFMHRSIQPLLPKRRVVGTAVTIAIPGPDSTLLHHVTGMLRPGDILVVDRMGDDRYACWGGGVTIAAKAAGAVAGIVDGPCTDLTEIEDSDFPMWARGISPITTRLYDLGGGINIPVSCGGVVVNPGDAILADESGVLVLPRDEVNAVASRALDIQDKGKAREASVKTGLKLGDVSGATRKILAHAEG
- a CDS encoding HpcH/HpaI aldolase family protein; amino-acid sequence: MENIALWMSQPHFSYLEIARTCGFSSFVLELEHGTFDLSTLDQFLAFTKAQGLSTLTKVLAPTPEAIQQALDFGSDGVIVPHILGVEHAQQVTKAAKYPLVGTRSYTGGRIFGYARPATDAFEKENKRTKCFAMIETAESLADVEKIIALDTVDGLFPGPSDLALARGRGAYAFNDDDKADLRRCAAAARAAGKPWIMPAWTEAERRFAQDEGAAMLVVATQNMTLRQGMVSTVNMLKSEALVA
- a CDS encoding extracellular solute-binding protein, producing MARLINRKSAFLASLALSVSALTVFAANAAEITVMGYRGAFQDNYVKAVIEPFQKEHPDIKVTYYGVQNAATSLGNMRAQKSSPQTDAVIYDLSVAKIADEEGLVEKLDPATLKNYADVAKLGKELAGAAIPITYDTLSLLYNHDAFGQGAPDSWEALWDKQQSGKVIIPAQGGGDIQAILLTIIANRLAGEGDYTKTVKPGVDKLVELAPAVQTWEPKPDAYTLVANGTATLSIGYNARAQFYYDQTGGKLQSVGPKEGTAAQVNVISAIANGKNMDATRTFIDYAISPEAQARFAEIMFYAPSNTKAAVNDATKKRIPYMDTAQREKLIPVDWMTIGDMRDKLLNPWRRQIIPAGR